The sequence tgtgtgtgtgtgtgtgtgtgtgtgtgtgtgtgggtgggtgcagGCAGTATCCAAcctgttgctgtttgttctatcttctttgtcttgttttgtttgtctgttttatttgtcataATAATTGTCATAACAAATCCCTATATACGCTATTTCTAATTATCATGAGTGTAAATTTGGAAGCAATTAAGTTGCatgtatgaaaaaatatattttaaaagatattaaaaaaaaagagtgaactTAAATAAGGTTGAACAATGTTCAAAAGTTCTTAatttaggcttttttttgtcagctgaTCAAAAGTACAAAAGTTTGACATAAACTTTGTGGGCAAATAGCTTAATACAATAGTAATTATTTCAGTTGAATAATGATTACCACCTGCTACAACCTACAACCTGTTACAACAGTCCTAAACTCTGACATTCTGTTTATCATGATACAAAATAGAGGAAAGCTACTAATCCTTACATTAGAGGAACTGAAATCAgctatttgtttttcatttttgcttgatgAGTACAATGCCATTATATCTGTATGGTGAGATCATTGACGGTTATAAGTCATAGGTCAGAGGAATGATCTCTTACCCTGGATTTGAAGGCCAGGAGGATCTTGGGCAAAAAGAGGACAAAGCATTTCAGGCCGATGGTGAAGTACTTGAGGACAAAGTCAGTGATGCCCACCGCCCAGATCAGATCAAAGAAGTCAAAGCTGTTGAGGTTGGGCTTGGCAAATATGAGGctagaagaaaagaagaaaagaactgGACTGGATGACTCATTTTAGGATGGTGTGGCATTTACACTCGGCCGGTAGAATGGCAAGCAACAGCAAGGCAAATGTTTAACATAATGTGAGAAACTctggaaacaaaacaatgacacaaacacaagataCTCACAGGACAAGACCAGACAAGAACAGGAACATTCCCTAAAGGAAAtggaagtaaaaataaaatggcttacacagcacaaaatgaatggaaaaaaatatatataaagtaaaaccaaaacataagATAGCAGGCAAAGGAACACAGCAACTACAAATACCTGCCTGTACACTACCTGTTGTGCAGCTCCTCGTGGCTAAATGTGTAGTAGATATACACGATATTCCCTGCAAGGAACATGATGATCCAGAGGGCAACAAATAAAGAACGTTCCTCCTGGTAACgcaaaagagacacacagatgttttAGCAGcaatacaatatatttatttaagtcTAAAATTGGAATTATTTGCAGTGTCTGACTGTACTGTATACTGTGTACATGCTCAAggacatttcatattttcactAACACAGAACGTCAGATTTTTCTTGCACTTTCTTTGCTGATTGACTGCTTGCTTTCtgcccactcacacacaacaaGTTCTCTTTTAATACAGGCAGCTCCAGAGGATGAGCGACACACGTGTGAGGCACCAAATAAGGGGAAGAAAAGcaagacatacacacatttacgGTATACATTAGTTGCTTTTGCAAGAGAATGACTAACCCATGAAGAGAGACTTTCTGTGTCATGGGTGAATATTGTCACTCTAACACATAAAACAGTGAACTAACAGTCTATTAATGGTGATTGTAGAATTGGAATTGGAACAAGTGATGAATTCATCCTACCAACAAGTATTGTCTTTgcatccaaagcctgatatattcTATTCCTCTGTAACATGCCCTTAAATCCCATAAACATGGaaactgtagtttattttgagtcagtcCAGCATCCACCATTCCGCCGCTGCTAATACTCACTAGTGCACCAAACATGTTAATCCATATTCACTCCTGCTTGAGTAACATTTGGTAAAAATGACAGtgccagctgttttaggaaaagACCCTTAGGATAGGGAGGTTGGAAAATACTGACAGATGGACAAACACAGTGTTAGATTTGATATTTTCATGGTATTTACTGATAATAAGAAAAACTTAAAACAACACCAGCCTTAACCTTTAATATGAGCATGTGTGAAAAGCTTAGCCTGACTTGAATCTAAGACTGAGTGTGTATCAGTATCAGCATTGGTTTAAGCTTACAGTGCAAAATATCAGATGTTGTCAATGTTCTTAAAATCCTGTATCAAAACAGCAGCTATTATACATGCAGTACTTTACCCGTAACGACACTTGGTGCCTAAACGTGGAATTGGCATAGGCAAATGTGCTGgccatgcccacacacacagcaatacCTGCAGGACAGAAGTGCAACATCATCACTAAAACAGACCATATGCTGTTAATGCTTCTTTGTTGTAAGTAGAGTACTATTACCACTATTTCTCCACAAGCTGGTGTACCTAGTTTATGCTGGAAGCAGACTTTAGCCAGAAGAATGAGGATGAAGGGGAAGCCCCTCTGCAGCCATGTGACCACTGCCTTCAGCTCAGACAGAGCTGGAGCCGGGGTAGACGGGTCTTCCTGGGCCTCCTCCCGGGAGCTGTGCCTCTCAGAGGTGGCTGCCGTGGTGGCCTgctggagaagagaggaggtcCTGTGCTGCAGGGGCTGGTGGTggaagtggtggtggtggtgatggtggtgttgGGGCGGCCGAGGGAGAAAAGGTCCACCTTCAGTGCGGTGGGGGCCCCCTTCTTCTCTGGACGATGCAGTCATCTGGATAAAAACTTCAGGAGGAGAGCCCAGGACTAAGCCGGCTGCCTGGAATtgagcagaggagacagagccCGAGGGGACACCCACCAGGCCGGAGAAGATCTGCTGGGGTGAAGCGGGAGAGTCGGGCTTCAGGCAGTCAAACACACCACCCTCATCAAGGCTGCTCTCTGATCCAAGAGTTTGGCTTCGGCTCCTGAGTGGGCAAAAAAGGGGCGATTCAAAGGAAAAACTTTAACCTGGAAGACGGCTGTGCTTTATTGGTCATATCCTATATAGTATATCCCTTTCATGAGTAATATTTTGTTGACAGGGATCTGTACATTTTACAGGATTATGTgactttttccttttacttctACACAATTTAAATGACAGCACTGGCTTACAATGTGTCAACAACATACActacatggccaaaagtatgtagACACCCAAACATTAAACCCATAAATGATTGTTGGACATCTCATTTCAAAACCGTGGGCATCACGCTGCTGCTAAAACAGCCTCCTGTGCTGGGAAGGCTGCACTCTTCTGAGAAGTGTGTGGAACCTGGCTGCAGGTATTGGAAATCTCTGGGATCACAATTTAAGATACAACCTGCTGTAGTGTAGCAGATTATGTTTGaacataatatatatagatatttacaTTTGGATCAGCGCCATTACTGTTCACTGATTCACGGTTTCCACCTTATTCTTTATTCCTATATTTTGTTGATATTGCACTCGATATATTGCACTTCCCTACTACTAACTGTATGTGCTGCACAATAATTTCCCTTGGATTGAATAAAGcactatcttatcttattttatcctACATAACAAGGTTTGGATTTTTCCCACAGAGTTAAAGAGTGGTGGGCTCAGCAACGGGGCTCGCCACAAAGATGGAAGCTCGCTATTATTAGGTGAAATGTGACTGTGACCTGTAGAGTTATGATTTGCTTTCCTGAAACCGAGAGGCTTTGCCAAAACCAGGAATATATGTGGACAGGGAGGTGCAGGCACGTTTGGCTACATAATGTAGAAAAACAATGCACAAACAAAGGGCTCCCGAGTGCCATTCTTCCCACCTTTCAGAGGGCATGCCATCCgtgttgctgctgtgtctcCTCTGCATGGCACACCGCTCATCACCACATGGTCAAACCCTGCAAATGCAAATCAGCATCAACACAGAGGCCCGCTTACAGTTTATATCATCAGCaatttcactttgtgtgtgtttcaggcgtTAGACAAACACGTAAAGCTGCATACAAATGTAGACGAGTTTACCTGAATCATTTCAGCGAATCGCCCCACGGCTCCCGTCATATTTGGTGTCAGGTTTGCAGGGTTGATGTTGCTGTCAGAGATGCTCAAAGACGGTCCGGCTCCACAAAAACACTTCCGGTATGACGTCACGGACAGGGCGCCTATCTACCAATCAGCGTCCTCCTTCCCACCACACCACATCCGCGTTGGAAATTTGTTATGGTGCTTCGTGGGATAAATGTCACACACTTGTAGCTTGTTAGACGTAATGCTGGACATTACTGAGCCGTTGTCTTAAAAGGAGACGAAACTGGGTCATagtatatttagatttttttttttttttaatcactggTGTCTAGCTTATCTGAAGACAGAAAGCTAATGCTAACGACAGCTAGCTAGGGGGCTAACAAAGCAGGCTTTTATGATGAAACACCGCTAGCTTGCGTGCCTTCAACCTAACTGTTTTGAGCTGTTTACGGACACAATTCATATTTGCAGCCATTGTGAGTAACTTAAAATCTGCATCATGGGTTAGTCTTGACATAAAAAATATAACGCCTGAACTTGCTGGTACTTAACATTCGTTCATCACATTTGGTGTCTGGTAAAGCTAGCTAACCTCAGTTTATTAAGCCAGTTTTGCTCGGTTTTACCGTTTTTTTTGAGTCAGTCAGACACCATTATATATTTCCGGACAAATACGCCAGTCAAGGAATTCACACCCGCGGAGGTTTGATGTTTTggactgtcactgtcactggcATCTCCCCAAGAAAGCCATGCTATGATGGTGCTACGGAGGTTACTGAGAAAGCGCTGGGTGCTGGGAGTAGTCTTCGGACTGTCTCTCATCTACTTTCTCACCAGCACGCTCAAGCAGGTACAGAAACTCACACTGCACTAAGGTAGATGTTTGTAAATGGTGGCATCTTTAGCACCAGGGAGTAGGTTAGCTGGAAAGGATCACTGATCTGATTTTGTGTTATAAAATCATCCAAGAAATCACCTGTCTCATCAAGGTGCTCCTTCACACTGATGCACAAATCCTGTAAACCCAGTATTACTCTAAAGCAGCCCTGCACCAATACTATCCTCAATGGTTGTACAGAAATGGTACAGTAAAAAGCTCTATCGTAGGGCCAGACTTCTTGTCTCgtttagttattttttaaaatcagatcaTGATTTCAAGATTGCAGTTAATGTTCATTTCATTATTGGGCTGTGGGAAGCAGTGGTTGGAaagttttttacattttatagtcAAAACAAGAAATCCAGTAATGAAGGaacaatattaacaataattGTTAGTTACAAGTAACAAAATGGTAAGTGGCTGTATTGATATAGTGCCTGTCATTTACTCATTGTAAATTGTTACCCCATGTAAATGGCCTGTACTGTCCATTTACGTTCACCCATTCACGCACTATGGCTGTCATCAGGAGAGAGCTAATCattcacatgcactcacacattGAAGCTGTGTTTCAGGAACAATTTGGGGTTCTGTGGCCAAAGACACTGTGAACACTGTGAGACACTGTGACATGTGAACCAAACCTTAAACTGACACGGGAATCGAGCCTCCAGTAGCCTGATTggtggacgacccgctctacctctgagccacagtggcCCATATTATCAGAATCATcgctgacctttttttttttttctgatttcctCAAATGAGCTCAGCTCTATTTGATTAAAGTCAGACATTTTAAGCTGATCAGTACTCATTTAGGCAAAGGTCTTGTACAGCTGCTTTGGTAAGACAACATTTAACATGTGAGAACTTTGTCTGTTGTTCAAAGAGGAGTTCAAAAAAGTAGTTATGAAGttaagaaataaacaataaatttTAGTGTTACTACCAACATTCAGGTGTTGCATCAGCAATAttattggggaaaaaaaatctgtcaattTCCAGTCCTACTTTATTTCCTCACTTTCTATATCATCATATTGCCTGACCCTGGTCTGAACTTTGTGAAGTTGTTCTTCAATGGCATTTCATGACCTCGTCCTGTTTGAATTTTGCAGGAGGAACGGACCATACGGGATCGCACACTCTTAGAGGTTAAAGACTCGGACCATCGCATCCCCTGGAAAGTCCGTTTCAACCTGGGCAACAGCAGCCGGCAGATCACTCAGTGCAGAAACTCCATCCAGGGCAAGACACTTCTCACTGACGAACTTGGTGAGTAATGCAGCCGTTACTCACCACCATACAGTGATGATAACACGACAGCTCCATCAAACTGTTTGGTTGCCTTTAATCAGCATCTGTGCTTATCTGTGTTAATGTTTTACAGGTTATGTCTGCGAAAGGAAAGACTTGCTGGTTAACGGCTGCTGTAACGTCAATGCTCCCAGCTCCAGGCAGTACATCTGTAAAAGCTGCCTGGCCAACGGCTGCTGTAGCATCTATGAGTATTGCGTGTCTTGCTGCCTCCAGCCTGATAAGGTAATCTGTCACATCAAGGATGTTCAGGGGCTTGGGTTATAACTGCTATCAGAAAATGCTCCTCTTGCTGAACTGCTGCATGCATACATTTTATCAGTGGATCCTGAAATGCAACAATTCAGATACTAGTTTGTtttcccctcggggattaataaagtattttgattgattggttgTGATTTTGCATTTTATACATAGCAGTGACCATGAAggacagaataaaaaaacaggTTGAACAGATTGAAATCTCGCACTTGTATGTGTTCACGCATACTCACCCTCTTCTCTGTGTACTCTTCTTCAGCAACCTCTCCTTGAGCGCTTTCTGAATCGCGCTGCCGAAGGCTTCCAGAATCTCTTCACCGCTGTGGAGGATCATTTTGAGCTGTGCCTGGCCAAGTGCAGGACTTCTTCACAAGTATGATGGatcaaaaattaaaacaatcaaCTCTGATAGACCACAATCCTAACTTTCTAAATCAGTCTCAAATGTAGCCGTTCCGTTAGTGCAgtgatttttgaaataaaatttaataaaaaatggcTGTCCCGCGTAACCACGCAACCATCTCCCATCTCCCATCTCTTAATAATTAAAGTTAGTATTTCACTCACATTTAAcattcatctgtgtgtctgttatcaCTAGATAGAAGATGTGCACAAATTTCTGTTATGTATTACAATGAGTCACTGCTGCAAACTGGCAACAGCTAGTTGTGGCTAGTCTTTTTATGAATATTAttgtagagacagacagtgttaACATTCATTCTGTCCTGGCTTTGACCTCCAAAATCTTTACTGCTTGTAAAACTTGGAACTTGAACTTTGAGCATATCGTCAGTTGCTTTCAATAAGTGTTTCGTGGTTCCTGGAGCTGAATCACATTGTGGTCATCTTGGTTTACCTGTCAAAAATGAACCACCCATGAAGATTCAAATGCAGTATTGTTTTAGATTAGAGAAGCCTCTcacttattttctttgtaaatgtgttgaatatgaaaaatcacatttgcGTTAtacaaaaacatgtatttacttgtttgttcttttctcaCGCAGAGTGTTCAGCATGAGAACACCTACCGAAACCCTCAAGCTAAGTACTGCTACGGAGAGAGTCCTCCAGAGCTCCTTCCTGTATGAGTGTTTGACTTCGGTCTCCGGTTTAGGAAGTACAGGAACAGCAGAGGGCCGTTTTGACACCCAAGGGTGCACGGAGAAGAGACCCTCTGCAAATGAACTGCCGTCTTGGATAATTTTGCAGCAGAGGGGCAAAGAGATGGAGATATCCAAGACGAACCTCAAAATGGACAAATGCTGTAtgtgatttgattatttacacttCATAAGTGCATAGAACGCTTCATACATTCATCCGTGATGATCATCAGGTCTAAATAGCAGGCAGCTCATCCATCAGAATCCTCTTCAACTCACTTCACGTCATCCAATAGGCTTCATTTTACAGGAAGGAACagctgtttcatgttttgttgaatatttttaaaaacagcaaagaatgTGTCCTTACTTCTGTGTATATTGCATGCGTATGAAAGTGCTATTTAATAAAAGTGACTGTGAAATGAAATGGCTTATAGTTCAtgctttttataaaaatgttggCATTCagaatttctttaatgttaCAGATGTTAAGGGCACTTCAGCACCAGAGTGTGTAGTTTGAAACAAGGGGTGTGATGGGGCATGCTAAATAGTTAGAAGCTAGCAAAGGCCCAAAGAAAATAGTGTGTTTTTAAGCTTGTTAAAGTTAACTTATGGTTTTTGAAACTGTACTGCATGATCAAGCTGTGCCAAGTGAAAATCTCTAGAAATTTAAGCTCAGCCCAAGTGCATTATATTAATGGAAATATTGTACAAACAGAAGGTAGAGTCAGAgcattcaaaaatgtgtttcacaaataaaaaaacattagcatCTCCATGATATTCTTCAATGTGTAGGAAAGTACACAGTTATTAGATGATTAGAAACGCTCATGTTGTCCAAACTATGTAAAATTTCGGGAACTTTGCTGACTTTCAGAATCACGGAGACGCATCAGAAGCGCCCACAAAATACCCACCTCTATTGAATATTAATTGAGCGCTTAATTTGAAGAGGACGAGGCCCACATTAATCTTTCTTACAGTGTTGTTGTTCTCTTGCATTGCTTTGATGGGAATTTGACAGACTTATCTGCCTTACCGTGCACTGTCCATCTGTCCGCACATTTCACAGTGGAACACAGTGATTGGAGTCCACGCTGGTGGCTCTCTGAAGGCGATTCTTATCAGCTTCTCTTTCTACCTCAGGCAACACAGCCGCACTCACAAGGGATAtttggccagagcaaaacaATTAATCATCGTGAAGGCTGAGGAAACAAACTGTCGTAATTAAGAAATATATTAGAGCCCCTTTTCATTTGCCTCTTTGGCAAGTTGATTAATGACTGTCACATGGGAAAGATGTCAGTTGCTGAAAAGTATCAAGTTTATTTGAACAAAGTAATTTCTGATATAGCTTAAAGATATTTGGGGAAGTACACTTGTTATCTTGTCAAGAGTTTCATGAGAAGTTTGATATGCCTATAAGGTGTAAACCTTCTTATCTAACTTATACCAGTCTAATAAACAGTTGAAATTCTGATTTAATCAGCGTTTTTATCTACTCAATACATCTTGCTGAAAATTGCTTTAAACTAATTTTTCATTCCTACAGagtgtgaaaagtgaaaagttttAAATGTGCCAAATGCATGTCAACGTGGTGTACACATTGCAAATAAGCATTAACAAACCTTGAAATCAAATCTTTACTATTGAAGAAAAGCTGCCATAAAATGTAAGCATGTCTGTATCACAAACTTAGCAACTACAAGACGTATCTACTCCCCTCCAAATACCTCAGAGGTGTTGCATCAGTatgttttatctcatttttccttttgacCTGGAATTGGACCGTGGCCTTATGCTTCATCCAGTCCAGGTAGTCCCTAGCTGTCTTCAGCAGAGTGTGACTCCACTGCTTCCTCTCAAACACATGCCTGGGCATTTTGGGCGGGGACGGCTTCTGGGGGCATTCCCCTCCGAGGATTTGCTTCACACATGCTGCGAGCATGTTGACCCTGGAAATGGTTTCCTTG comes from Pempheris klunzingeri isolate RE-2024b chromosome 7, fPemKlu1.hap1, whole genome shotgun sequence and encodes:
- the rnft2 gene encoding E3 ubiquitin-protein ligase RNFT2 — encoded protein: MRDSPKTTPSTQRFLSNLRSTIIAWLSWGACGDERCAMQRRHSSNTDGMPSERSRSQTLGSESSLDEGGVFDCLKPDSPASPQQIFSGLVGVPSGSVSSAQFQAAGLVLGSPPEVFIQMTASSREEGGPHRTEGGPFLPRPPQHHHHHHHHFHHQPLQHRTSSLLQQATTAATSERHSSREEAQEDPSTPAPALSELKAVVTWLQRGFPFILILLAKVCFQHKLGIAVCVGMASTFAYANSTFRHQVSLREERSLFVALWIIMFLAGNIVYIYYTFSHEELHNSLIFAKPNLNSFDFFDLIWAVGITDFVLKYFTIGLKCFVLFLPKILLAFKSRGKFYLLIEELSQLFRALVPIQLWYKYIMGEDPSNSYFLGATLIIIYSLCKSFDICGRVSAIRKAFVMLCSSQSYGVRAGSQQCSEAGDVCAICQAEFRDPIALLCQHVFCEECLCLWFDRERTCPLCRSTVIETLRCWKDGTTSAHFQIY
- the spring1 gene encoding SREBP regulating gene protein; translated protein: MAVIRRELIIHMHSHIEAVFQEQFGEERTIRDRTLLEVKDSDHRIPWKVRFNLGNSSRQITQCRNSIQGKTLLTDELGYVCERKDLLVNGCCNVNAPSSRQYICKSCLANGCCSIYEYCVSCCLQPDKQPLLERFLNRAAEGFQNLFTAVEDHFELCLAKCRTSSQSVQHENTYRNPQAKYCYGESPPELLPV